TTCAAGTCCTAGACGAGAATTAAACTTGGGCTTAAAAAGTGTGTGAATAATAAGGTGTTACGTGCTTGAGTGAGTACTGCAGTGctgtactgtaaatataaaggCTTATCAACATTCagttaaaaaatcattttgtccAAAACATCTGTAAACAAGACAGTTAATAGGCATAAACATGAAAATAGCTGTTTCTTTACATTACCACACTACTAGATTCTAATCAGTATGCTATATATaagcatttattatatttatttattagcatttattttGCAATAACAGAACACTGGAGGTTAATATCATTCCCTTTATGGATATGTTCTAATTAAGAGCAGGTCGTTTTTTCAGCTTTGGCCCGTTGAGCTGCTTGACGCCGGCAGCGCAGATAAACATAGATGGGATGGATAAAGGCCAGACAGCTCAGGATGGTCAGAGCAACGTTCACCTGTGGTACAGAGCATAACATCAGCATGCACTCTTGAGATAATTTTAACACACAAACCTGAAAAGTCTAAGTTTCTATAGGTATTTGAGTATCCCTGGATCAAAGGTACTTTAATCACcgattcttcttctttctttcttttttttttttttttgcttaatccAAATCCGAATGAAATTgatattttggtttgttttctgtttgtaCCGAGATTTGCGTTCACACGGTCAGATCCAGCCAAGTGAGTGAATATAAagaagtgtgaagtgtgtgagtgaaaggggaaaagaaactgtgtgaatgtgtgactcACAGCAAATGGATCTCCATGAAGAGGTCCATTGATGATAGCGAAGCAGGGATACTGTAGGAGTGACACCACCGCTGAGAGAGCCATTACTGTTCCATACAGCTTTCCAAAATGTGCAGGAGGGAACCTACAGAGACACAGTGGGTTACaagtgaagtaaaaaaaaaaaaaaagagatgagtTTGATTCCACAAAGAGACTTATTACGCATAAACACAAGCATTCAGTGTCTAAAAAGGAACTTCCGtctttgttgtttgtgtattatttgtCCTACTCGGCTTTAAAGTGCTGCTCTATTCAGTGAAGGAGATTTTTCTGTACTAGGAAGACTATTTCTacttctattatatatatatatatcgaagGAACTTCAGTTTAGTTTCAtttattagttttgtttttatttattattattattagtgaaaataaattatatttatttattattagtgtgtttaAAATCATGAGCCTTACAAGGGCATTAACTATGTACCATGAACATATATTTTCAGGGGGCTTTTTACTGAACTTGGCACACGTTTGCGGAAAAATACAATCAGTGAAGGACATCTGTTAGATGTTAAAGACACAAGAAAGGAGTTTTCCTCTTATCATGAAATGTTTGTTCAAATCTATTATCCCCATCCTATGATCTCATTTAGCCCAAACTTTGATATCTATAGTCTACTACTGAACATTATTGTTTGGTATTATAGGTGTGTCTTTAATGGCCTTCtgcatttttatgtttaaaacacaaaaactaaaGATATCATTCAAATGGCAAACACTTATAACCAACCGAGACTCTcctttaatacattaataattgTTCTTTAgattttttacataaaataaagtaaattttAAGTAGTaatttgaggggaaaaaagtgcCCAGCGTGAACATGTGGACTTACGCCACACTGATGAAAGCTGCATTCCCTCCATACAGGAAGGATCTATTGAGAACCTGTAGTACAAAGGTGAGGTACTGGAGGGGTAGTACAGGAATGGCAGCACACAGGGAGAAGagtacacactgcaccactgtcacacacagagacaatatGGTTGCCTTTTGGTCTGCTTCACTTTCACTCTGGCCTGCaacacatgaaaacaaacacaaaaagaagagaaagtaTATTAATTCACTGGTGTCTgttacatacaccaatcagccataacattatgagcactgacaagtgacgtgaataacagtgatgatctcctcatcatggcacctgttagtgggtgggatatattaggcagcacatgaacattctgtcctcaaagttgatgtgttagaagcaggaaaaatgggcaaacataaggatttgagcgagtttgacaatgaacaaattgtgatggctagaccactggatcagagcatctccaaaactgcagctcttgtggggtgttcccggtctgcagtggtcagtatctatcaaaagtggtccaaggaaagaacagtggtgaaccggcgacagggtcatgggcggccaaggctcattgatctacgtggggagcgaaggctgtctcgtgtggtccaatccaacagacgagctcctgttgctcaaattgctgaagaagttaatgctggttttgatagaaaggtgtcagaatacacagtgcatgatggatcagggctgttttgccagcaaaaggtagaccaacataatattaggcaggtggtcataatgttatgcctgctcagtgtattatgtgtgtgctAGTATGGCtgccaaaatatttaaaaagctaCTTTCAGATTATGTATCACAAAATGTACTTTTGTTATTATAGAGCATGTGACACAACAGTGATCTTTATTTTAAGatattacaataataaataccAGGATAAAATATTTAACTACTTAAAGATGAGTAAGTAACAATTGTTGATGTTACACAAGTATTAAACCTGACAAAACGTATTGTTAAAGATCATCATGataatattgttattatgtAAGTGATCAATCCTGACCGTTTTCCctgggtttgtttttattccgGTCCATGATGAGCCCATTCCAGGGTGCGCACAATATCCCACACAGCTGGGTGAAGGCAAATGCATTTGTGTAAGTACTCACTAAGGAAAAAAGCACAACAGAAGTACACACATGATTAGAATATTTATTGAAATGTGGGTGTAAtgcagtgattgtgtgtgtgtgtgtgtgtgtgtgtatgtgtgtgtgtaccaagGTCGGGGTCACCAGCTGTTAGGCGGTTGAGAAAGGGGTTAAGAGTCCCAATGAACAGGTAGTGTCTTAGCTGCATGAGTGACAGCCATAGCAGATGCCATAAGAATAACcaagacaaaacacagcttttGAAACTTCGCTCTGAAAGACACAtaaaagaatttaataatatttgaatattttattctatCTGAATATATTTCTTCACTGTTGCTCTAACTGGAGGACACAGAGATCTGGGCTTCAGTAATGTTTAAGCCTGAAAATGCTAAGATATTTTCCAATtttagagacagacagcaatTTATAACTTATTTAACAGTCTGACTGAGTCTGTGCAGTTCATGGAAGAATTTTCGAGTCTCTCTTCACCTGGCATGTCTGGATTGTTGGTCTTAGTAGATTTGTCTTTGTTAGCTAGAGTCTCTGTAGCTTCATAATTCTGGATGTTGCCCTTATGGACCTTGCCACCTACTTTTTCTGACTCACTAGAAGTCTGGGCACTGCCACATCTCAGCCTGCAATAGAAAATGAAACAGTGAAATTTGTCGATCTAAAATTTTAAAGACAAGTTCATAATCAAAATAAAACCTATACCAATGCAATGTTTTACAAATAGAAGCTGTGTTTGTATACTaggtattttttttctctggagCCTTCATGAGTATTACACTGGAAATTCTGATCCAGTTTGTGGCACAGTCAGTGTGGACATTTAAGATGATCACAAAttagtttttttaaacagctaAAAGTTTTAATGTATTTGGGTTGAGTGATTTGTTTGGTTCAatgttttattgcatttatttgaGTCTAGAGGTGTGTATCAGGACTGGTATGCCATTGAACCCAACAGAAAAAGTTGGGCAGGAGCAGGTGGTCAGATTCAGGCCACATCCATTAACATTGAAATTTTGGCCAGGGCAGGTTGCATTGCGAGGCAATTTACtgcagtattaaataaaaaaaattttgagggggaaaaaatgaaattatttagaaaatatTGCAGGTgggtacaaacaaaaataataattgcagGAGCAATGGAAACTGAGATtggataaatatttttttaggaATAGGGTGGGAGTGGAATAAAACGGTCTTAGATACATCTCTTAAGGGCTTCAGAACATGGATCAATCAGCTCAAGGGCTGAAACAGAACAGATCTGTTCCTAGTCTGTTTTGTTCTCTGAAAAAAATGgtagtatatattttaaacagaatAATTTCCCCACATGTGAGAAATAAAGCAGTTTTTGGCATTTGTAATTTACCCGTAGGTGTAGTTCTCAGGGAGAGGGAAAGGGATGTGTCTGCGAGGCATCAGCAGGAAGGTGCGAATAAGATGAATGGCACTGCAGCAGGACAAGAAGATGAGCGAGTAACGGAGGGACACTCCATCTTGATAAAGTAGCTGAGGAAAAACAAAGGCCATTGtttttcaaatcattgaattcaggtgttgtttttcaggcttggccccttagttccagtgaaagtaacccttaatgcttcagcataccaagacattttggacaatttcatgctcccaactttgtgggaacagtttggggatgaccccttcctgttccaacatgactgcacaccagtgcacaaagcaaggtccataaagacatggatgagtgagtttggtgtggaggaatttgactggcctgcaccccaacctgatagaacagttttgggatgaattagagcggagactgtgagccaggccttctcatccaacatcagtgcctgacctcacaaatgtgcttctagaggaatggtcaaaaatacccataaacacactcctaaaccttgtggaaagccttcccagaagagttgaaactgttataactgcaaagggcgggataactccatattacattcatgtgcatgtaaaggcagatgtcccaaaacatttggcaacatagtgtatagaTTACCTTAACAATGAGGAAGACAGCTGAGGAAGAGTCAAAGGCTCCATTACATAGAGTGATGACAGTGGAACGATGGGATCCGAAGAGATTTCCCACCTGGAGAAAATTGAGTGTAAGGGAGTGAAATTGTTTTAGTCATCATTAACGTATAGAACTCGAAAATAAGACATCTATGAAATGATGTGTGACTTTCTGGACTTATACTCTCTCCAGACACACTATTAAAGTACTGCTCAtacaaattatataaaaaaatccacttttattggtcacatacatgcagttagtttttttcttttttgactgACTGTGTCATAGAAATAGAATCAATTAGAATAAACTAGAATTTATGCAGATGAAATGGTCTATGACATGAGCTTGTTCACTGTAAACTGGAACAATTTAGCTGATTTTAGTTTGTAATAAAATGGCAAAAACAGTGTTTCAGACTGGTGGTTCTGAACAAGCGCCTGCAATCCACTAGGGGGCCTTAGTGAGTACATACAAGTATTATAGTACTTTATAACAAACAACCTTATACCTTTGCAGACATttcactatactatataacctAATGATggtacaaataaacaaataaaaagtattCACAGGTCTCAGGACAATTTTGAGCTACCAAAATAAATCAGTTCACAGACCTAGATTTGTTAGCTACAAATTAgggaaattaattaaattgacaaagaaatatttttcctgtttcaacTAAGGAATATTTCTATAAACTAAAGATATTTCAAGGTGGTGTAGGGAACATTTATGTTTTCCTGAACactaaggggaaaaaaatgttaaagaacGATTGATTCAGATAATCGACCTTTTAtttttggtggtggtgggggtgggggggattCAAAATTGAAAGAAGAAGTACCTGTATGTTAGTGATTAAGAAAAGTATTCCTCCAACAGCAATAAGAGGTAGCGCAGGGTAGAGAAGGACTGACAGtgctgaaagaaagagagagagagagagagagagattgtactACTAATAGTTCTTAAAACGCAAAGTGGGCGATTCCACTAATTATACATAATTTACAGTAGATACAAAAGGTCTACACACCTTATTAAGATGCCAATTATAAAAAGGTGTGTGCACTTATGCTAACAggttattatacattttttatttttcatattttcccTAAAATCATTCTTATTGTTCATATTCACAAGAACAATGTGAGTATGACAATGTGATTATTGTTAAAGTTGTTAACTTTAATGTACTGTTTTGCAATTTCACAATAAAGTTGGAAAAGGTTCTGACATCTGACATTTGtcttggtttatttattttatgtcacaAAAGCCTGTCATAttttgtagactttttatatctatTGGATGTGTGTACTAAAGTGACAGCTATGAATCACAATTACATTGCTAATTAGAGTGCAATCTGTGATTAAGCACTAAGAGGTGTTACATTTATAGTTTTTATTGTGTCGTTTCATgttgtacagtgttgtgtgggTTCATGTTATACAAGCAGCTGGATCAGACCCAGCTTGACCCCATGGACCTTTGGAGCTCCAGTAAGGGCTATGTCAGGCTTAAGGGCCAGTAAGGGCAGACTATGTCAGACTGTACTCATTCTGTTTTAACTGGTAAgtgtctttttctttcaaatattcagatttttctgGGAACTAAATTGAGCCTCctataaaatatgaaaagcaATTCCTCACCAGCATTTGAGAAGGCAATCAACAAGGTCCCGGTGGTGTAGACAGATCTAAAggataaaaaaatgaaacatatgCAGTGCAAAACTAGGAAAATTACATTTAGATTAGAGAGAGCTGGTAAGAATAAGTGGCTCCTAATCAAACTAATTAAAGTAATGAAAGGAATTAAACACTCATCTTTCTTATCCTTTTCTCAACACTCTAATTATGTACTCCATTAGTGCCccacctttgttttttttcctcagcctCTTAGTGAAAATTAATTGGTTTTAGGGCTGTGTGTATCTCTACTCTAAACTACACGAAGCCAAGAGCATGGCTGATCAATGTTACCCAGCCCGCACTGGTCTAAACGCACACACTTCACTGCAAGTGTGTTTCTTCACACATGGCAAATAAAACCCTTGAACCctgaacacacaaaaacagcatAGATAATTGCTATTAAGTTACTAGTTTACATAATATTACGGTGTACATAATATACCTGACAATATTACACATTACTTGCTATTACACACAGCAAGAGGTACACTGTTGcaaacttttttcctttttttttttcgcacCCTCTGGTTACTCTGAGTCCCCAGGCAAAGAAAATGTACtaatcctctctctcctctttcattttctttcccaTACTAAGAATTTAAACAATTTCTAATTCTCCCCTCCCTCTTGTCTCTTagaataatttacatttctgatttCTG
This genomic stretch from Hemibagrus wyckioides isolate EC202008001 linkage group LG08, SWU_Hwy_1.0, whole genome shotgun sequence harbors:
- the slc43a3b gene encoding solute carrier family 43 member 3b produces the protein MVGTRLRVCYWLTLISGLVECLCFAGILFGWASLVFVLKSDGYFSNLCVNSTVNETTTKDCTKQDEQLSIIFTIASFLNNFLTLPNGFIFDHFGTMVTRLLGISVYTTGTLLIAFSNAALSVLLYPALPLIAVGGILFLITNIQVGNLFGSHRSTVITLCNGAFDSSSAVFLIVKLLYQDGVSLRYSLIFLSCCSAIHLIRTFLLMPRRHIPFPLPENYTYGLRCGSAQTSSESEKVGGKVHKGNIQNYEATETLANKDKSTKTNNPDMPERSFKSCVLSWLFLWHLLWLSLMQLRHYLFIGTLNPFLNRLTAGDPDLVSTYTNAFAFTQLCGILCAPWNGLIMDRNKNKPRENGQSESEADQKATILSLCVTVVQCVLFSLCAAIPVLPLQYLTFVLQVLNRSFLYGGNAAFISVAFPPAHFGKLYGTVMALSAVVSLLQYPCFAIINGPLHGDPFAVNVALTILSCLAFIHPIYVYLRCRRQAAQRAKAEKTTCS